Genomic DNA from Triticum dicoccoides isolate Atlit2015 ecotype Zavitan chromosome 4B, WEW_v2.0, whole genome shotgun sequence:
GCCCGCGCGGCATCGGACGGCTCCACGCCTCTCCTTTCGGCCATGTGCCCATGTCGGCCGGGTCTCGGGGATCACTCGCCGCCGTACTACGACGACTACTCGGTCCCGTGGACTGAGTGACCACCGATCGGGTATAACCCAACTTGGCGATCGATCTGTCACGGGAAAGTTGGCGATTAAAATTTAGCGGAGAGTGACGGCCACCACTCACTGTGTGGAAATTTGGGAGTGATAGACATGACACAGGAGATATATTAGCTAAGCCGTAGCCAGCCTTCTAGATGATCCGGCTCTTTCGGTCTATCACGCCATCACATCATCATTTGCGCGGCGGGATCCGGCCGCCATTTTCAGGTTCGCATGGCCGGAGGGGACTGGGTCATCGCCGCGGGCGGCACCGGTGCCAGAGGATGAGAGAGCCACGCAAAAGTAAAACGTTATCCGACATTTTTGGTGTCTTGTGAGATGGACATGTATTATAGGTTCATCACCATACTCTTAATTGGCGAACGTAAACTCCACAAAAGTTGTTGCATATTTCGCGCTTCCGTTTGGTGGATCTGTACTTGCATCCATCGTCCACGAACCTTCCTTCCTCCCATAATCAAATAAACCCTAGCAGTGTCTCTATAACATAGCATATCCACAGCGCGTTCGAACAAGGTTACTGCAGTGCCTATGTGTGCAGGAGACATTATTGTAGCCTAGGATGCCCATGATGTGCTCATCTCAAACAAAGAAAGAAAATGAGAACTACTGTGCTGCTGCACAAATCAAGAAGCAAGTTGAAAGCCAGTACAAGCTCAAGTGGCCAGAGCGAGGCGCCCAATGAATTGGCTTCCCAGCTTAGATTAGCCAGCTTGATGACCAGATCACTCGACCTCAACACATGATCAAACAGTTCTTTCCCACATATCCTCGTCACCCCCAGCTTGCATTGCACATGAGCCAGATTTGTTTATAGCCCCATTGGGAGGATCCCTAATTACCTCTTAGTCATGGGTGCGCATGTGCCTCGGAAGGAGCTGCAACAAACAAGCCAGTGCCAGTGCCACAGCTCAAACATTAAGGTTTACATCTATCATGTCACGGCCAATGAGGTGGCCTCCTCACATGCAATAATCTCAGATACTAGTATTATATTGTCCTGCATGCATTTTTAATTGTCTTGGGGCAAATGAATTGAAGGTAGGTGGTTGGATCTGCAGGTCTTGTAGGAGTAGATAGATCATAGATAGTACTTATGGTGCAGGGGGTATGTAGGTATGGGAAGAACTGGCTTCATGGGTACTAAAGTTCAGAGTATGGGTGTTTTGATCATAAAGAGAGATTCCCGCAGTTTTGCGCTGTACGTAGTAAAACAGACAAGGGCTACCCATTTGGCAAGTTGAGCTAGATCCAGTGTATTTGTCACGTTGCAAGCATAAGAAAAAAACTCCATGCAGAAAAAAAAGCATAAGAAAAAAACTAGTATTTCTTCTCTAACTATTTCTTATTTAAATGTATAGACTCACTACAGTATTACACTTCACATCTTTTCTGAAACTTAGAAAGTAGCTTTTGAATAATAGTGTGTAGTGGTAACTAGTTTTTTTTTGTGCGGGGTTAGTGGTAACTAGTTGTACAAAATCTGCTTCTACTCCTGCAAAGTCATGACATACCATGTGCAATTGCCTTTTTTTTGCAGAGGGCACAATTGCAAATATTATTTGTTGGAAAAATAACTTCGCGTTACATGTAAAAATGGCTATATAACACACGCAAAATTAATCTATTACCTTTTTTTGGTAGGTTACAAGTGGTCATATTGCCTAATGAATTTCTGAGTGCACATGTCCATGGTTTATCTTACTCTTTTTTTTTGCAAAGTCGAAACAGAGAGGAAAATTTAAGAGATAGAATATAGCTCGGCAGCTACTTGACAACTTTACTTCTCGTAAGTGCATTATTCCGTGTTGAGACGACGTGTCTGGTTAATCAACATGATTACGCACATGCGCCAAAAGTTAAGTCTTTGCTTAACATGGCCAATGGTGCAAATTGTCTGTTTAGTAGGCCAACTTGGCACCATATGTCAAAGTATATAGTCTCTCCCCTTGCTCATTGAAGCTTTCTCACCTTCTTGGTTTTGTTCAAGTAACAATTGCCGAAAAGTTTGGAACCAGATCACACAATATCCAACGCCGCTAGTTAAATTCCCAACACATTCTCTCTCATCAGTGGTTGGGAGTCCACGTTCGAAAAAGACTGAAAAAATACTGAGCAAATCTTGAAACAATCTTGAACAATCCGTTGATTAGTCCTTCGTTAACTAGATTTTTTCATAAGCCAGCTTGCTCTGCCCATTGATAATGGTTAGTGATTATGTTAAGTTCTGAATGATAACAACTAATCGGATTGGTCGGCCTTAATACACTTGCTTGTCCCCATGTGAGTTGGGcccaagtcatcatcatcatcataaaccACCAATAAATCTTTCTGGTGGGCAACAGTTTGCACCTGCAAATAACAAAACTCAGAGCATTAGTAGTTTACACATGTTATTTTGTTGTTTGTTGGTTGATTGGTTCATCCCTAGGTTTAGTGATGTGCGTCTCCACTTTCTGTCGAGTGATGAATATTGAGTACCAAAGACAACACAGTCAGGCAAAAGTGTCGATGGATcagaagttcaaaagaaatgatgcTAGTCCAACATAGATCGAGGATAACATGATATATGGCCAATAGTTCATAGGTAACAAATGTGAAAGTACCCCTGATTTTGTGTGCGAGGACAACATGAGGGGGTCACCCGAACTAGATGAACAATCCCCATCTCCACCCTTCCCTCAACATTTTGCGTAATAACATCAAAGGTTTCATGGTACAACAAAAAAGTTTGATAGTATATAGTAAGAAAAATGGCAACTCAGAAGGTGTGGCAATCTTATTCTCAGCCCAAAACAAAATCTCAAAACTGGCTAATATTGATGTGGGTTTCGATGCTTAACTATCCATCCAACAACCATCATGTTATGAACATATTATTGATCTATTGTAGTATGTAAGACCCATGTGTACCCAAGCAGAGAGAGTAGTGTATTAATGTTGCAGTGACAATTTCTTGGTAAACATCGCACATACTCTAGATTTTTCTATTTGTGTATACCTAATCATAAACTAGAAATGTGTATCAAGATATTTCACATACCATACCCTTTAGAGATTCCTACCAAGATATCTAAGGGTACACAAAAACATACACAATATATTCATAGAAGTGTCACAAATTAATTTCAGAATGAGAAGATATGTAATTTTGTCTTTTATCATTTTCTCGCAACGAAAATGATTTGTTTTATTTTGAAGTCATAACGCatcaaaataaaaaaattatatttttaCTACCCTATCCTATGATATTTAGCACAATATATTACTTATTATTTTGGTTTTTAAAATGGGTATTAAAAATGTATAAGCATTTGAGCGGTTTTATTCATACATATAGCTCTTACAAAAACCCCATGTACTAGTTTAATTTGATGGCTGTTATTTCCACGTTTTGCTCTAGGCAGTTACTCCACCTCTTAGGGTACGTATTTTCTAGGAGTAGTATCTAGGAATAAGATTTCTGTAAGAGTTTAGTATAAATGATGATATTTATTTTGCCTCACCTCAAGATTGAAATTTTGTAGGAGTAGTACGTAGGAATGGGTTCTTTGGTTGGGTGGTCATAACCCAAGATTAGTTTCCTCATATCCGCATGAGCTATTTAGAAACCATTGTTCTCCTGAGCTAATGTGTTGTGTATGAACAATATCATCAGTAGTTAGCTTAGTGGGTAGGTCATCTAAAGTTGACACTACGTTGTTGTAGTGATCAGTTAAAATTGTTTAATATCATTATAATCCCATGGATAACTCGGTGTGATGCAAGTCATTGGATACACTTCTCGATGGAGTAatttgaaaaataaaaagaaaacatggTAGCACAAGCTGCCTTCTTATAAATGATATCCACATTTCTTCAAAAATCACTCACTTATGTGATTAAGTATTATCTGTAGATATTAAGCTTTGTGCAAAGTATTACATTTTCGAGGCATATGCAATGTGCATAAAATCAAAATTAAAGCACTTAAATCCTTGTATTAACTTCTCATACTTGTCTTTTTCATGCAAAATACAGAATCAATGCATCTCTTCTTGCTAACTTGAAAAATACATTGTTCATTGTGCCATCTTTTGTTTTCTGAATTTTATAAACCCTTTTTCTATGCACCATGTGCACAAAATCCATGTCCATAAATATTATAATAATCTAGTAAAACTATTTTAAAGTTTTGGTCTGGACTCCAATAGTCCACTCTTAAAACTCAATATTAGACATATTTGTTTACATGCCTTATCAAAGCAATATGAGCAATGTTATTGTTCTGCAAACATGCAACCTTATtcaatactccctctgtccaaaaataagtgactcaactttgtactaactttgtactaaagttagtacaaagttgagtcacttattttgggatggagggagtacaaattatAAATAAAATCATGAAGTAGACAAAAAGAAATCTAGGGACCCATAGAAATGAAAGCAAATAGATAAGATACTCTAGAATCATAAACGTTCAATGGAAAATATTGAGAATGTTATTAATTTTTGGACAATTAGGGAAAATGTATTTTTAATATATTATAAGTGGGGGTAAGATTACCAATTGCAAAGAAACACTTGTTCGGAAGTGCCAAATCATGTTTAACCAAGAAAAAAATTCTACAAGAGCAATTATTCACGACTAATTGCACAACAAAATAGATTAGTGAAAGTGATCCATGACTATTGGTGGAGAAACTTATAACTAATAACAAAATTAGTGGATTTTTTTCCACAAGAATGCAAAATATAGGAATAAAATGAAACTTGATAAGGTAAAAAAATCGTACACATTCTAGAAAAATATTCGAAATGAGTGAAACAAGAGAAGTCAACAATATTTGAAATAACACAAAATGCAAGAAAGCACAGACAAAAATACGAACAACCATAAAGAAAATCCAGATTCTTGGTGTACTCTCAATGGATCATTGTGGGTTTTCCAAACTCCCAGCCTTTTGATACTTGTACCTTTTTCTATGGTCATACAAAATGCTATTTTTGCTTGGTATACTTCAGTTCTCTATTCTTAAGTTTTATGTTTTTATTTAAGTTTAGATTTCCCCATTTTTGCATGGTCTGATTCATAGTCTTAACTTTGTTAACCATTCTCTGATTCTTTCTTGTCATTTTTCTATTTATCTATCAATTGTGCAGTTAGGTGTGCAAAATCACCACCATGTCATTGGGTGTCACTCTAGGTTTTGACGGAATACATTTGGTATTGAAGTTAGGGACCAAACTTATTTGGTTGGGAGTTTATGAACCAAACCTAAAGAAAACAATGTCTAAGAGGACCCAAAAAATGGATTCTCCCGACTACCAAAGAGTCTGTGAAAGCTAGATTATTTAATCTTCATATCAGAAGTGCACGTGTTATAAAAATGTGAATCTAGCTTCATTTCCACCAAACAAAGAAATTTCATATATTTGATAAATACTTATATGAAAGTCGACTTCATAAAATTCtaggacaaacttggtggcgtttgcAAGGTATGCATGTTTATCTTCCATACTTTGCAAAAACAGTTTTATATGAGGATAGCAAATGGATCATTTGATCATATAATCACGATACATTTAACATAGCAAGAATTCATATCTCTATGTTTTCAAAAATTGTGAAGAAAAATAAACACGTGTATATACCAACAACTGATAATTGGTGTATATGCATAGAAGCACGCCTCTCAAGCAGGGTCTGACGCCATAGGCACAGAAGCCCCTCTCAGGGTTTGAATGTTGTGATCGGAAAAAAATGGATAGGAACCCATGCATGTGAATTATGGTAAAAAAATACTAATATAGTGATACGTCAATTTtaaatcatgcttttatatcaataattattgcattatgggctgttattatacgttatgtcacaatagttatgccttttctctcttattttataaggtttacatgaagagggagaatgccgacagctggaattctggactgaaaaaggagcaaatattagagacctattctgcacaactcaaaaAGTCCTTAAACTTCACggatatcagttttggaatatattaaaaaaattgggcgaagaaagcaccggaggggggccaccagtcagccacgagggtggagggcgcgccctaccccctgggcgcgccccctgcctcgtgggccccatggcagGCCCCcgacccatcttctactatatggtgtcttttgccctggaaaaaaaaattagagagaacctTGCGGGATGaaccgccgccgtctcgaggcggaacctgggcatgaccaatctagggctccggcggagctgttctgccggggaaacatcccttcaggagggggaaatcatcgccatcgtcatcaccatcgatactctcatcgagagggggtcaatctccattaacatcttcaccagcatcatctcctctcaaaccctagttcatctcttgtatctgatctttgtctcaaaacctcatattggtacctgtgggttgctagtagtgttgattactccttgtagttgatgctagttggtttattcggtggaagatcatatgttcagatccttaattctattcaatacccctctgattatgaacatgaatatgctttgtgagtagttacgcttgttcctgaggacatgggagaagtcttgttataagtaatcgtgtgaatttggtattcgttcgatattttgatgagatgcatgttgtctttactctagtggtgttatgtgaacgtcgactacatgccacttcaccatgatttgggcctaggggaaggcattgggaagtaataagtagatgatgggttgctagagtgagagaagattaaaccctagtttatgcgttgcttcgtaaggggctgatttggatccatatgtttcatgttatggttaggttttaccttaattcttctttcgtagttgcgaatgcttgcgagaggggttaaccataagtgggaggcttgtccaagtaaggacaacacccaagcaccggtccacccacatatcaaattaccaaagtaacgaacgtgaatcatatgagcatgatgaaaactagcctgacgacaatttccatgtgtcctcggaagcactttgctttatataagagttcgcccaggcttgtcctttgctataaaaaggattgggccaccttgctgcactttgtttacttttgttacttgttaccagttacgaattaccttatcacaaaactatctgttaccgataatttcagtgcttgcagagaataccttaatgaaaaccacttgtcatttccttctactcctcgttgggttcgacactctacgatagatcccctatacttgtggctcatcATATAGTTCATGGTCCATACCGACTGTAATGTAAAACATTTGTTATGTTATGTTATTGTAACTTACCATAGCTCAATGTACATAATCTTAATGACAAACTTTAATACGCTTCCTCTTACATTTAATGTTTGTTTGATCTTTTCATATATTTTTCAAAACTTGTTTGTATAGTTTTTACTAAGTTAATCATATGATCATATGATCCTAGGATCGGTACATTCTTGGGCGGGAGCGGGTTACTCTTAAAAACATCTTACTTAGGTGTAAAGTACATGATTAGTATTTTTTATTAGTACTAGGACAATGATCGTGCGGTGTAACGGGGTATAAATATTCGTATCTTATCTTGTGATTTACCTGGGCATATTAATGCAATGATGTAAACAAATGTTTGTGAAATCCTGCCCGTGATTCACAGTATAGTTTGATGAGAAGTTTGGTAGGTAAATTAAAGTGGAATTGATTCAGGAGGtacgtaaattaaggtgattgattatcatagGGAAATGTTGGATGAAGCGGTGGTGAGAAGAAAAGTGAAAGATGAAACCTTATGAGAGTGGCTAAATGGCTCCCGAACTCATCCGCTCCTGCCTGTGAAGAGtaaaataaaaaatactagaaaaatttaaaaaatatctaAACTTTTTTGACGTGGAGGATGTTTGAATGCGCGAGGACCGTGtcaattttcagctcgtttgggcATCTGAGTAGCTCTCTCTCTCAGTAAAAAAAAAGGGGTCTGTGGAAAATTTTATTATTCGTGCACTATTTAGACTGATTTTGCTTTTTTTTCTGAGAGCTACTTAGATGTCCGAACGAGCTGAAATTTCACACAGACCTCACGCACTCAAACAtcttccatgcaataaaaaaatagatTTTCTTGAATTTTTAGTTTTTTTACTGTTCAtcaagatcagatgaggtcggGTTCAGAAATGGATATTCGAAACAATACATTCTTTTTGTGTAGTATATATAAAATATGGATATATCGATACACCATCTCATATcacatacaaaaaggattggtacaTCTATATCTACTTCTGATATGCAAAATCTCCAAATAAAATCCAAGTGGCCTCACACCATTCCCGAACAACCCGAACGCCCCTGCGACGACGAAACGCCCAACCAATAACGCTAGCAGAAGCGACAAGAACCCATATCACTCCCAATATTTGGGATCCCCCGGCATTTCACACAACCTGTGCCCCGATCTCCCTTGACATCACCATGAAGTAATCCATCCCAGCGAATTAAAATATCTCCCTGTCAGCCAATACCGCAATCGCTTGAGGGAGAAAGCGAGAGAGCAATAATGTAAGTAGTACTGTACTCCGTATGCTTGACATAATGCCACTCCAAACCCTTTGTTAAAAAAGGGGGCACGGTGCAGGGGGGATAGGTGACTTGAGCGAGCGAGGCAGCCACCATTGGTACAGTCTGCGGATGAAAGGAAGGTGAGGGAGGCCGAGTAGTTCACACCCGACCTAGACCAAGAGGCCTTAAAATAGTCCCCCGCCCCCCGTCGCAGAGGTTATATAAGGTCGCCTCCGTTGGACATTGGTGCAAAGGAAAGGGACCAATACCACATCGCCGGCTGACCCATCTCTCtccctatctctctgtctctctctctctcccaaggttGGTCTCTCTTCCGTGATAATTTTTACCCACGGGCAGGCTGCATTGCTATGTGTTTGCTTTGCCCAATGCTAACTGCTCTGCTTTCGTGCGTGTTCTTCTGATCAGGATTCCGGCTGTTTGCTGAGCTTGACGAAGCAGTTTGCTGCAGTCTTTGGCTTGGAGGCGAGGCGTTTCGAGGGAGCGAGCGAGCGATTTTTAGTATCTGCGAATGGCGACTCAGTGGTTCTCCAATATGGTAATTTGCTGCTCGTCTTCTGATAGCGTCGGGTGTAATGGTGTGGGGCGAGCTGGGTGGCTGACTGGTTGTTCCTGGTTTGGTGGCGTGCAGGTGATGGACGAGCCGAGTTTCTTCCACCAGTGGCAGTCGGACGCGACGCTGGAGCAGTACACGGAGCAGCAGATCGCCGTGGCCTTCGGGCAGGGGGagatggaggcggcggcgctgatgcAGCAGCAGCATCAGtacgccgcggcggcggcgggcgagcacCGGCCGCGCAAGGCGGCCAAGGTCAACACCAGCTGGGACTCGTGCGTCACGGAGCAGGGCTCCCCCGCCGACTCCTCCTCCCCGACCATCCTCTCCTTCGGCGGCCACGCCGACGCGTTCGCCAAGGCGCCGCAggcccccagcgccgccgccgcctactACGGCGCGGCCTCCGCGGCGGCGCCCGTGAAGCCCAAGCAGGAGGTTGACGCGGGGGCCGTGGCGTCGTTCCAGCAGGTCAAGCGGAGCTACGACGCCATGGTCGCCGAGCCCGCCAGGGCGCCCTCCCGGCCGGCCGCCCAGAACCAGGACCACATCATGGCCGAGAGGAAGCGCCGGGAGAAGCTCAGCGAGCGCTTCATCGCGCTCTCCAAGATCGTGCCGGGCCTCAAGAAGATGGACAAGGCGTCGGTGCTGGGCGACGCGATCAAGTACGTCAAGACGCTGCAGGAGCAGGTGAAGGGCATGGAGGAGGTGgcccggcggcggccggtggagtcgGCGGTGCTGGTCAAGAAGTCGCAGCTCGCCGCCGACGAGGACGACGGGTCGTCCTGCGACGAGAACTTCGAGGGCGCCGACGCCGGGCTGCCGGAGATCGAGGCCCGGATGTCGGACCGCACGGTGCTCGTCAAGATCCACTGCGAGAACCGCAGGGGCGTCCTCGTCGCCGCGCTCTCCGAGCTCGAGAGCATCGACCTCGCCATCATGAACACCAATGTGCTCCCCTTCACCACCTCCTCCATCGACATCACCATCATGGCCACGGTCAGCCCCCAATCATCTCCACTTCTTAATTGCCCCATAATTTACTACCAGTACATGTAATAAAAaccacttaattaattacttagtcTGACTGATATGTTAATCTGATGCAGGCCGGCGAAGACTTCTCGTTGTCTGTCAAGGACATCGTCAGGAAGCTACATCAAGCGTTCAAGTCGTCGCCATGAAGGACTTGCTCCTCATCAAGTCTAATTTAGATCTTTGGCTTCTGTTTCCCTCCTTTTTTTCATCATTAGCCCCGAGGATTTGGGGCTAATGAGTTTTAGGTTCTTCCCCGCTGGTGCTGATGATGATAGCTCGCTTGCAGTCCCCCACACGGTGCCCCTCATCCTCAAAGATAGCCATTTCCCACCTTTTTTGCCCCATGGGTGCAGCAAAACCACTAGTTAATTACTTCTACCCTCTCCCTTTTTTTGCATGGTTTGATCAAAATCACTCCATGTTCCTGGGAGAGAGTAGAGTGAGAAAAAATGAGACAAGTCTTTTTCTAGGGCTAGTTACCAAGGGGAGTTTGAATTTTACAAAAACCCAATTTTCATTTCTCCCCTACACCAATATTGCCCTTTTCACCCTGTTTTTTTTCGACGAGAGGCCGGACCGAGTTTtttcaaacccaaacacctaccttTGCCGGCCTCTCAAATCCTACCATACTGTTCCCAGAAGGCTTCAAATATCTGTGGACAAAAATGGCGTCTTTTTTTTTTTTCAGCACCGAGGGGGGACTTTTGCAAGCCTTTGATTCAGAAGTGCAGTAGTAGGGTGTGCCTGTTTTTCAGGGCTAGTGCAAGCTGGTTGGTTGGCCCAGCAGCTTGGATGAACCCTTTGCTTTTAGTTTCTTTATGGTTTTTGTTGTAACAGGATCAAGATTGTAGCTCGATCTGTACT
This window encodes:
- the LOC119294900 gene encoding transcription factor bHLH18-like, giving the protein MATQWFSNMVMDEPSFFHQWQSDATLEQYTEQQIAVAFGQGEMEAAALMQQQHQYAAAAAGEHRPRKAAKVNTSWDSCVTEQGSPADSSSPTILSFGGHADAFAKAPQAPSAAAAYYGAASAAAPVKPKQEVDAGAVASFQQVKRSYDAMVAEPARAPSRPAAQNQDHIMAERKRREKLSERFIALSKIVPGLKKMDKASVLGDAIKYVKTLQEQVKGMEEVARRRPVESAVLVKKSQLAADEDDGSSCDENFEGADAGLPEIEARMSDRTVLVKIHCENRRGVLVAALSELESIDLAIMNTNVLPFTTSSIDITIMATAGEDFSLSVKDIVRKLHQAFKSSP